The DNA sequence AAATATTATACTCTTTCCCACAACTTATTGCAACCGCTATCTCCCATCTTTTTCCGTCAGAATTCCAGCAGCAAACCCCTCATTCTCTTCTAGTACCTGTAAAGAATGAAATTTGCGGTCAATATAGTTTTTCATATACTCATTCATAATTTTCTCCAATTTTTCCAGAACTTCTTCTGATACTGCAAAAGTATATAACTTTTCAATACTAGAAGTAATAATGTACTGCATGGTATAAAGAGTCGATTCATCTATATAAAAGGATGGTACACCTTTTGCACAACTACTACATAGGGTTCCACCACTTTTTACATGAAAATGCGTAAGATTCTCGTTCTTGCCACACTTCAGGCAAGAAAATACATTTGGATATTCTCCATTAATCACCATTGCCTTCAACTCAAAAATTCGTCGTACCAACCGATTATTTAAATGTGCATTTTCTAATGCCCGTAACGACTGATACAATAACTTTAACATATGTATTTCATCTGCATTTTCCCGACCATAATAATCTGCAATTTCCATAAAATAGAAACCATAAT is a window from the Roseburia sp. 499 genome containing:
- the recO gene encoding DNA repair protein RecO, giving the protein MGQTIVLTGMVLSAVPVGEYDKRITLLTRERGKISAFARGARRPNSQMMAASNPFSFGQFEAYEGRSSYTVLKADISNYFRELTVDLDSAYYGFYFMEIADYYGRENADEIHMLKLLYQSLRALENAHLNNRLVRRIFELKAMVINGEYPNVFSCLKCGKNENLTHFHVKSGGTLCSSCAKGVPSFYIDESTLYTMQYIITSSIEKLYTFAVSEEVLEKLEKIMNEYMKNYIDRKFHSLQVLEENEGFAAGILTEKDGR